The Alphaproteobacteria bacterium SS10 genome includes a region encoding these proteins:
- a CDS encoding bifunctional aconitate hydratase 2/2-methylisocitrate dehydratase: MSLYSDYLEEIEKRKADGLAPKPIEEGALLAEIITQIVDKDHPHRADSLNFFIYNTLPGTTSAAGVKATFLKDIILGKGVVEEISVEFAYELLSHMKGGPSVEVLLDLALGDDDATAKQAAEVLKTQVFLYEADTDRLAKAHADGNAIATDILNSYAQAEFFTKLPAVEEEVKVVTYVAAEGDVSTDLLSPGNQAHSRSDRELHGRCLISEEAQKEIQALQQQHPDKRVMLVAEKGTMGVGSSRMSGVNNVALWTGKQASPYVPFVNIAPVVGGTNGISPIFLTTVGVTGGIGVDLKNWVKKRDADGKPIINNNGDPVLEQVYSVETGTVLTINTKTKKLYDEEGKEELVDIAASFTPQKTEFMRAGGSYAIVFGKKLQNLAAETLGIEAPQVFAPSKEITHEGQGLTAVEKIFNANAVGVPKGTTLHAGSDARVKVNIVGSQDTTGLMTSQELEAMAATVISPTVDGAYQSGCHTASVWDLKAQANIPKLMSFMNKFGLITARDPKGVYHSMTDVIHKVLNDITVDDWAVIIGGDSHTRMSKGVAFGADSGTVALALATGEATMPIPESVKVTFKGTLKDHVDFRDVVHATQAQMLQEFGDNVFQGRVIEVHIGTLLADQAFTFTDWTAEMKAKAAICISQDETLIESLEIAKSRIQIMIDKGMENAAGTLGGLIERADKRIAEIRSGEKPALAPDANAKYYAEFTVDLDIIDEPMIADPDVNNVDVSKRYTHDTIRPVSYYGGDKVVDLGFVGSCMVHKGDLKIVAQMLRNLETEGEKVEFKAPLVVAAPTYNIIEELKEEGDWGVLQKYSGFEFSDENPKNDARTEYENIMYLERPGCNLCMGNQEKAAKGDTVLATSTRLFKGRVVEDSADKKGESLLASTPVVVLSAVLGRTPSVDEYKAAVEGINLTKFSPPLQAPETTQSVHY; this comes from the coding sequence ATGAGCCTTTATTCAGACTATCTGGAAGAGATTGAGAAGCGCAAAGCAGACGGCCTCGCGCCAAAGCCGATTGAAGAGGGCGCGCTCCTCGCTGAGATAATCACCCAGATTGTCGATAAGGATCATCCGCACCGCGCCGATAGCCTGAACTTCTTCATCTACAACACGCTGCCGGGCACCACGAGTGCCGCCGGTGTTAAGGCGACCTTCCTCAAGGACATTATTCTGGGCAAGGGCGTGGTCGAAGAGATCAGCGTCGAGTTCGCCTATGAGCTGCTATCCCATATGAAGGGCGGCCCATCAGTTGAGGTGCTGCTTGATCTGGCGCTCGGCGACGATGACGCCACCGCGAAGCAAGCTGCCGAAGTCCTTAAGACCCAGGTCTTCCTGTATGAGGCCGATACCGATCGCCTGGCCAAGGCCCATGCCGATGGCAATGCGATCGCCACCGATATCCTTAACAGCTATGCGCAGGCTGAGTTCTTCACCAAGCTGCCAGCGGTTGAGGAAGAGGTGAAGGTTGTCACCTATGTGGCCGCTGAGGGTGATGTCTCTACCGATCTGCTGTCCCCGGGTAACCAGGCACACTCGCGCTCTGATCGTGAGCTGCATGGCCGTTGCTTGATCTCAGAAGAGGCGCAGAAGGAAATCCAAGCCCTGCAACAACAGCATCCGGATAAGCGGGTCATGCTGGTTGCTGAGAAAGGCACCATGGGCGTTGGGTCATCCCGCATGTCCGGTGTGAACAATGTGGCGCTTTGGACCGGTAAACAGGCAAGCCCCTATGTGCCGTTTGTGAACATCGCGCCGGTTGTCGGCGGTACCAATGGTATCTCACCAATCTTCCTAACCACGGTTGGGGTGACCGGTGGCATCGGGGTTGACCTTAAAAACTGGGTTAAGAAGCGCGATGCCGATGGCAAGCCGATCATCAACAACAATGGCGACCCGGTGCTGGAACAGGTCTATTCGGTTGAGACCGGCACGGTCCTGACCATCAATACCAAGACCAAGAAGCTCTATGATGAAGAGGGCAAGGAAGAGCTGGTTGATATCGCCGCCTCCTTCACCCCGCAGAAGACTGAGTTCATGCGTGCCGGCGGCTCCTACGCCATCGTGTTTGGTAAGAAGCTACAGAACCTAGCGGCCGAAACCCTGGGCATTGAAGCACCGCAGGTCTTCGCCCCATCGAAGGAAATCACCCATGAGGGTCAGGGCCTCACGGCGGTTGAGAAAATCTTCAATGCCAATGCTGTTGGCGTGCCAAAGGGTACAACGCTTCACGCTGGTTCTGATGCCCGGGTGAAGGTGAACATCGTTGGTTCGCAAGACACGACCGGCCTCATGACCTCGCAAGAGCTTGAGGCGATGGCCGCCACCGTGATCTCCCCCACCGTTGATGGGGCTTACCAGTCCGGTTGCCATACCGCCTCGGTTTGGGATTTGAAGGCGCAGGCGAATATTCCGAAGCTGATGAGCTTCATGAACAAGTTCGGCCTGATCACCGCCCGCGATCCGAAGGGCGTCTATCACTCTATGACCGACGTGATCCACAAGGTGTTGAACGACATCACCGTGGATGATTGGGCGGTCATCATTGGCGGCGACAGCCACACCCGCATGTCCAAGGGCGTGGCCTTTGGTGCGGATTCCGGTACCGTCGCCCTGGCCCTTGCAACCGGCGAGGCAACGATGCCGATCCCGGAATCAGTCAAGGTTACCTTTAAAGGCACGCTGAAAGATCATGTCGATTTCCGCGATGTGGTTCACGCCACCCAGGCGCAGATGCTGCAGGAGTTCGGTGACAATGTCTTCCAAGGTCGGGTGATTGAAGTCCATATCGGCACGCTGCTGGCGGACCAGGCCTTCACCTTCACCGATTGGACGGCGGAGATGAAGGCGAAGGCCGCCATCTGTATCTCGCAAGATGAGACGCTGATTGAGTCCCTGGAGATCGCGAAGAGCCGCATCCAGATCATGATCGATAAGGGCATGGAGAATGCCGCTGGCACCCTGGGTGGTCTGATCGAGCGTGCGGATAAGCGGATTGCTGAGATCCGTTCTGGTGAGAAGCCAGCGCTAGCACCCGATGCCAATGCCAAATACTACGCTGAGTTCACGGTCGATCTGGACATCATCGATGAGCCGATGATCGCCGACCCAGACGTGAACAACGTCGATGTCTCCAAGCGCTATACCCACGACACCATCCGCCCGGTCTCCTATTACGGTGGCGATAAGGTGGTGGACCTTGGCTTCGTCGGTTCCTGCATGGTGCATAAGGGCGATCTGAAAATCGTCGCCCAGATGCTCCGCAATCTGGAAACAGAAGGTGAGAAGGTTGAGTTCAAGGCTCCGTTGGTTGTCGCAGCACCCACCTACAACATTATCGAAGAGTTGAAGGAAGAGGGCGACTGGGGCGTTCTGCAGAAATATTCCGGCTTTGAGTTCAGCGATGAGAACCCAAAGAACGACGCCCGCACCGAGTATGAGAACATCATGTATCTCGAGCGGCCCGGCTGTAACCTCTGCATGGGTAACCAGGAAAAGGCCGCGAAAGGCGATACCGTCCTCGCCACCTCAACCCGCCTGTTCAAGGGCCGCGTCGTTGAAGACTCCGCTGATAAAAAGGGTGAGTCGCTCCTGGCCTCAACTCCAGTCGTGGTGCTGTCCGCCGTGCTCGGCCGTACGCCGAGCGTGGATGAGTACAAGGCAGCAGTTGAGGGTATCAACCTGACCAAGTTCTCACCGCCGCTTCAGGCGCCAGAGACGACCCAGTCGGTCCACTACTAA